In Mesoplodon densirostris isolate mMesDen1 chromosome 15, mMesDen1 primary haplotype, whole genome shotgun sequence, the DNA window CTTGCTCCCTATGAGCCTCACAGACCCCTAAGAGGAGCATGTTTATAGAGGCGGATGCTGGGGCTTGGAGGTTAATAAGCACCTTGCCCAAGCTCCCCCAAACGAAGTGTGAAACAGAGGCACGTCCGAGCCCTCCTCAGCCCCGGGCCCACAGCGGCCAGCTGTCTCCTGTGTGCGCAGCACCTGGCCCTGCACAGTGCCGAGCAGCAGAAGCTGATGCGAGCCGACCTGCATCGCCAGCACACCTTGCTGTACAGGGCGCTGCAGACCTGGGGGGTAGGAGAAGCTGCTTTCCTCCAAATCTCCTTGCCTGGTAGGGAAGGGGGTTCTGGAGGCTTTGTTTCCCTTCCTtgttcttcctgcctctcccaaAACAGAGTAGTAATTCCACAAGACTCAGGGCAAGTGCCCTGGCCAGTGGGTCTTACACTGCAGAGCTAAGTTCTCCCATCCTTGCCCGGGGTACCAGCCTTACCACCAGGGGGGCTCCTTGTCAGGGGTCCAGTGGTTGGACTCACCAGGTGAGAGCTTAGCAAGTCCTCTCCCTGTTGTTGGGTGGGCTCCTGCCCACTCCCCGCCCTCTGTGGTGAGCGCTCTGGGCATCACAGCCCCTGCACCTCTGCAGCTGCCTGAGAGTGGGGAGTGGTGTGGGCCTGGGGCAGCCTCCAGTCCTCCTGGTCATCTGCAGGTTTACCAGAGCCGGGTGCGGAGCGTCCTTCAGGAGGTGGCAGCCAGGGAGAGCCAGCACGAGAGGCGGCTGCTGCGGTGAGTCTCCACGGCCCCAGCCCAGCCTGAGGAACAGGGAACAGACTACAGACCCGGATGGGTTGGGGGCCCTAACGAGGGCCAGGCGATGGGGCCTGGCTGCCTCGTGCTGCTCAGAGAGTGGCTTTGGCTTTTCCACAGCAAGCACCGTTCCCTGGGCCCCTCATGTCTTGCCACCCGCACTGTGTGCAGAGCCAGGActctgggaagcagctgcaccatCTCCTGCGTGTCTCACTCGTCTGAGCGCCTCTCCCTGCCCAGTTCAGACCTGCAGGATTCGCCTTTTCACCTCCTCTCAGCTCCCAGtcagtccccccacccccggctctCCAGGCTGGGACCATCTGTGTCTCTCACACCCGTGGACTCACTTATACCCCTCGGCTCCACTGCCTCCAAAGCCTGTCCCGCAGCTCCTGCTGAGCCAACCTCTACCCTATTCCCTCCCTCATTGCCGCTCTTTCTTTTCCTGCCTCTGTGTTTGTTTAGCACATGCTGTTCCAGGCTGCCCATGCCCTTCCCCCATTTTCCCCATCTCCACCTCTCTTATCATGGATGCATCACCTGTGTCACCGTCACCTGGAAACGGCTTAGTGTTCCCTGTGGTGCGTGAATGCACGAGGCTGCGGTGCCTGTGGTGCTCCCACGGCACCTGCACAGAGCAGCTCAGCCTTGTGCAGTGTGTGCAGTTTCAACGTAAATGTGGCTGTCAGCACGACAGATACACTTGGGCATGGGGAGACCTGGATGCAGGACCGGGCTGAAGAGCCTCGCAGTGTTCACACCCATATCACTCTGTCCCCCCATGTACCCGCAGGGGTGCATTACGTCGCTGGAGAGAGAATGCTGTGGCCCAAGCGGACGAAGCAAAGAAAGCCTCTCGAGCAGCAGCTCACTACAGAAGGACCCTGTGCTCCAAGGTGGGCCCTGGCAAGCCAGCTGGCTGCCAGGGGGTGGGGGCCGTGTTCCTGTGAAGGGGTGACGTTGGGGGTGGCTGTGGAGGTTTGAGCTGAATGAGGAGCCTAGAAAACGAGATGGCTCCCTTCTCCAGCACACACAGCTGTGCCCACAGGTGGGTTTCTTCACTTGTTTATTGTACTGAAGTATGAACCAATATCCATTAAAACAAAAGCATGGCATGTAGTGAGTATGAACCAGCTCTTACCAGAACCAGTATTTCCCACACACGTGGAATTTTCCGCTGGGACAAATCCTGTAAGTCACCACACCTCTGTCCCTTTGTGTTGGCACAGGATGCTTGGGTgccccccttcccccatcctGCTCATCGGCCTCGCGGGATTCGTGGCTGTGCGGGCTTTCCGTAGAGCATGCAGGAATGTGAGGTCATTGGTCATTGTCGCTGGGAAGTGGCCCCCAAAATGCCACTTGGTGTGGCCTGGGCCCACGTGCTGGGGGAGGGACATGGCTATGAGAAGAAGACGTGTCACTAGACAGGAGACTCAAATGACATGACAGAGGTGGTCCCTGGACTCTGGGGTGTTTTAGAAGAAAGCAGTTTGCTGGGAGCCCCGCACTGGCGGCCGAGACTGTGCTCACAGCTTGGGAGCCTCCACAGATGTGTTAATTACACATGGTCAGGGCGCAGACTGCTCTCAGGAACACTCCGAGGCCAGCGTGTGTGTCCCCTCCCCTAGAAGGACGGTCAGGACTCTGCTTGGCTTCAGGGCTCAGAAGGGAGGAGGCCTTTGTGGGAGGATGGAGTTCGTGACTGTTTGGGGAGCGGGCATCCCCTGTGTTCTGCTACTGTGATTTCATATGTACCTCATGTGTGAAAGTGCGTGAAACGTAAGGCTTCCACTTAACAAATAGTAGAATGAAAGCCCACGTGAGGACTTGACTTCTTCGTGGCATGGTATGAAGTTTAGCTCCTCTGGTCCCGTCTCCTGAGATACAGGGCCTCCAGCGAGGGTGCTGGGCATGGTTGCCTGCCATCTGCGTGGACGGCAGGCGCTTCCTGGAACGTGTGTGAGGGCCGTATGCCTGGCCTCATTCCACGAGGAGCCACCTGCAGAGCTGGGGTGACCCCGGGGAGTCGGGACATGCCGTGATCACCCCTCTATTCTTCTGCCCCTTAGGTCCTGATCGCGTGGCGGGAGGCAGTGTCAGTGCAGATATACTACCGACAGCAGGAGGGCCAGGCTGTCAGGGACGCCCAGGTGGCGCTGAATAGGGGTAAGCGGGCCCGGAAGTGAAGAGAGGCCTGTGAAGGACACAGCTTTCTTTATTCTCCCAAGGTGCTTCCCctcagtctctgtctctttctcatgTGTATTAGCTTCCTGTTGCTGAGGTAACCAAGGAccatagactttaaaacaacagaaaattgtTCTCTGAGTCCAAACTcgggtgttggcagggctgtgctccctccgAAGGCTCTGGGGGAGGCCCCTTTCCTGCCTTGTCCAACTTCTGATGGCTCCCGgcaatccttgctgttcctcagGTTGTAGACAGGTCACTCCAGCCTCGGCCCTATTGTCACGTGTCTGTCttccctgtgtatgtgtgtgtctccttagaaggacaccagtcacacgGGATTAAGGGCCCAGCCCACTTCAGCTGTCAGTTACTGCACTGTACCAACCCTCTGCCCAAATAACATCAGCTCTGAGGTTCCAGGATGGACGTGAACTTGGTAGGGAGTAACTAACTATTCAGTCCAGGTACATCTTCACTTTCTCTTCCCAACTGATTGCCAACcagtttttattaaaatgaaaggcCAAGGCTTGAGACCTACAGAGAAATGCAGACACGGAGCTGGAACGGGGGACTTGGGGGTTGCCGGATGGGGCGCTTTGATGGGAAGGCGGCGGCTGCTTGTCAGGTCAGCCCCGTTGTGTCAGAGTCCGCTTCCTTGCCCGTTTAGGGAGCAGGGACTTGCCTGGTTGGCCCCAGGTAGTCCCGTGACCTGCTGTACAAACAGCCTGGGAAACGGTCCAGATGGAGCCTCTGTTCAAGAGACGCGTGGAAACAGAGGCCCTTGGCTCTGCTGCGGGGAGTCTGATGCTCTAAAGAGGCAGCTCCTtttagaataaatgagaaaacaaatggaaatggTTTAAATCAGACCAGAGAGAAAACGGACCAACTTGTTAAATTGGCTTAATAGCATTTGTTCCAGGACAATCCACTTAGGTTTGGTTCTGACTAGTTCTTGTGTTGATGAACACACATCCTGCTTCCCCCTGAATGGAATCCTGGGGTCCAGAATCCCGCACCTGGTCTGCCCTCAGCATGCTTCTCTGTGTCCTCAGGCTGCCCCTCGCCCCGGAAACCAGGGCTGTGTTTCTAGTCATTCCCAGGAAAGATGCCGAGGGGCTAAGCCCGTCCCTGGTCTCTGCTTGAACCAGAGTTTTGGCACCGGCGCTGCATGGGCCTTCCAGTTTGGGTCAGGTGGCCGCGGTGGGGAGGTGACAGGCACAAGACACAGCTAAAGCTTCTTCCCTCCTCTGACCTGCGGGCAGCAGCTTTCCTTAGGGTGGCAGCACGTGGCTGGCCCTGGGCTCGCTGTGTCCATTAGGGCTGGTATACAGGACTGGGGAGACCATGTGAGAAGACACTGTGTTGTCAGCACACAGCAGATGTGCAGTCAGTACCTGTGGGACCGTGTCTTGGCTTAATTAAGGCCTCTGTGTCTCAGGCACACCTTGGCTGTCCAGGGCTGGGCTAGGTGCTGCAAGAGGACAGAGTCGTGGACACTTACGCTCATCAGTGCTTGAGAGGTGCAGGCAGGGCCTCCTCTCAGCCTTGGTGTCTCCGTCTGTGGATGGGGATGATAGTACCTGCCTCTGGAGTTGATCATGAGGGTCCAGTGAGGCTAAGATATTCCCACGTAAAGCAGGACCTGGGAAATTTCAGCACTTAGTGCTAACGCCTCCAAGCTTGTGAACGTGGCTTTCCCTGCCCACCTCCGGCAGGTCCTGGAGGACACCCCATCTTGGCCTCTGTGCCTTGGGGTCAGCTCTCTTCTGTTGTCTCTAAAAGAAACTTCTCTTGGGgctgaagaagagggaaaaaatcaGAAGAGAGTGCTTGCTCCCTCAAGAGAGAATCTGGTGACACAGACTCAATGCAGGATGTGGCCCCTGCCTGCCTGTGGAGCTGGGGCAGGACACGGCCAGCAGACACCTTGCTTCTCCCCAGCCTGTCTCAGGCTGCCTGggcctctgagcctcattttcctccctgGAATATGGGGCCACTGTCTCCCACTTCCTCACACCCAGGGTCTTTTCGTTCATGTGCCCAGCAGCATCTTGTGGGCAGCTCCGCTGGGGCCCTGGCACACCTGCGGTCGCTGTGCACAGGCTTATGGCTGGGGGCGGGGTGTCCTTGGAGGGCCCAGTGGTAAGCAGCATATCTGGTTCCAGTCAGGGTGTGCATAGTCACTGAAGGTGGGTGGCCAGAGCTCTCCTCCCAGAGTGGCTACCGTCCACACGTGGTGTCTCACCGAGTGTGGGCTGACACCCCAGTTCTGTCCCCACACAGCCTTCTCCACCCTCTAAACTTTCACCGTTGCATAGTCATCCATATATTGATACTTCCTCTAAAAGAGCAAACTGACTCCGACCCGCCTTAGGCTGTCTCAGGACCTGGTTTCGGCGCTGGAGGGACCGCAGCCGGAGCGCAGCCCAGCAGAGGATCCAGATGGAGAGGGTGGCGCAGCATTACCGCCGGCAGCTGCTGCTGCAGGCCATGGCCCAGTGGAAGGTGCACCATCTGAGCTGCATCAGGAAGAGGGTGAGGCAGACAGCAACTCCCCGAGTTCCCCTGTGCGGCGGGGCTGTCTGGGCCAGGGGACCGCATCGCGGGGAGGAAAGGTCTTTCCAGAAGCACTTACTGCTTCCGTTGTGGATGCTGGGTGGTTGGAGCCCTGCGGGCACAAGGCTGCCCTTCTGGGTGTTCAGTGAAGGCTGGGGAAGCCGGCCTTCCGGGTAGAAGATGGCTCAGCAAAGAACTTGGTTCAGTGTGAACCATGCCTGTCAGAGCTGGGTGACCTACCGACGCATCTGGGCACCCCTGTCTGGGGCAGGAGGCCCTTGGCTTCAACCAGGACGACTCCTGGTGGTGGGAGGATGGTTCACTTGGGCCTGGAGCCTGCACTGCCCACAGGGGCTCCGGGTGTGGGCACCTGGCTGTACCAGGCACACAGCCTCCTGTGCGCGCTCTCTCCCCAGCTTCTGCAGAGACAGGCTGCCCAACTCCTGGCCCAGACACTCAGCCGGACCTGCTTCCACCAGTGGAGACAGCAGGTGGGAGCCGTGGAGAAGCCCCTTCTCGCTCCCCCTCCTCCCGCTGCCTCTTGAGCCTGCCTCTAGCTCATCATTTCTCATACCACCCTCTTCCCAGGGttcccccatccccagccacCTCCTGGCACCACCAGCTTCCTTCACTTGGAATCTGTTTAAGGCCAAGTCACTTCAGGGCCATGTTTCTACAGTGTCATGTTGAAAAATTGTCAGGGTAATATTCAGAAATTAATAGGAAATGCATTTTAGGTCTTTGCCAAGGCCTTGATAAAACACCCGGTGGGGCTGCGTCCTGCTCAGTGGCCCTTCACGGTCCAGGTCCCTCTCACCCTCGGGCCTGCAGTGCAAGCAGTCCCAGCTTTTCTCGCTGGAGCCTGCTGCACTGCCTCACTGCTCCGACCCCAGAGCTCCTGGCCTTCGTTCTTCCCAAAAGAGCTTCCTTGATCCCCACCACCTCAGGGAAGGCCTGACGAGAGGGTCGGAGAGTGACCGGGGCCATGGGGTCAGGGTGGCCTCCCTAAGGAGGCATTTTCTTTCTGGCCCATAGCTGGCGGACAGGAGGCGGGAGCAGCAGGACACGGCACGGGCCCTGTGGTTCTGGGCCTTCTCACTACAGGCGAAGGTAATGGGCTCCCCGTCCCAGGAGAGGACCATGCCCCAGTGGAGGGAGCCTGAGGAGGAGGGCTGGgcctcacctcctcctctccctggagGTGTGGACTGCGTGGCTGGGCTTCGTGCTGGAGATGAGGAGAAAGAAGGCGCGGCAGGAGCGGGCAGTGCAGGCCTACCACCAGCAGCTCCTCCGGGAGGGCGTTGCACGCCTCCTGTGCTTTGCAGCGGGCATGAAGGCCTTCCGGCAGCAGCTGCATGCCCAGCAGCAGGTGCAGGTGGGCCGGGGTCCCCTACCCCTCTGTGGGGAGCGGGTAGGCACAGCACGACCTGACCAGAGGCTGGTTGCAGGCGGCCCACAGTCTCCACCGTGTGGTCCGTCGCTGTGCCACGGTCTGGAAGCAGAAGGCGCTGGGCCTGGGCAGGGAGCCTCAGCCCCCCACGTCCACTGTGCACAGCAGGAGAGTGACGTTTGAGGGTCCCCTTCCCAGCCACCTTGCTGCTGGGGCTGGCGATGCCTCCCTGGAGACCAAGAGGACAACAGCTCCTCGTGGGCTTCGGGGAGCTCTGGACAGCCTGGCGTCGGCCGCTGGGGACACCCAACTCCTGGAGCTGTGAGTAGCACGTCCCTCACCACTTCCTCCTCGCTTCCACCTGGGGCAAAGCTTGGACAGTACAGGAATGACACCGGGCCCCGAGGGTCATGGCCGAGCCACTCGGAACCCTCTGTACAGGATCCTGCGCCCCCGTTCTTCGGCCCTAACCAAAAGGACCACAGCCTCTGTTCCTCCCAAGCGTGGGAGAGAATGTACGGTTCCTTAGCAAAGGAACGGGCCGTTGGGCAGCCCACCTCCCGCCCCAGACCTGGTAGTCTCCCCACGTCTCCCGTGACAGCCAGGAAACAGGTACCCTCTTGGAAACCCCACTTTTttgtgacctggcccagccccatccccatccccacatGCTGTGCTGCTGTAGCTGACAAGGGCCCCATCTCTGAGCCTGTTCCAGCCTGGTTGCCTGGGTCAAGTGAGACAGCGTGGGTGGAGCACCCCTCGCCAGCAGGCTCACTGGAATTACTAGAAGTTCAGTAGGGCGCCTGGGGCGgagcctttccttctctcttcagtATCCCTGTAAGATGGAAGGGGTCGGACTGAATTACCCCGCCCCACAGAGGTCTCAGGCTCCGAGCAGCCCCTGGGCAGTCTGGAGGAACAGCCTGTGTTTCTTCCCAGTAATGCTGCCCGCTGGGCAAGAAAGCAACCGCGACGCCCAAGCTTCCTGCTGGAGCCCGTTGAGAGCCAGACGCCCCTGGGGTATGGCACCCTTGGGGGGCAGGGGTAGGTGGTGTGATTCTGGGGACTTTAGGGCTGGTGGCCCCCCTTCTGTCCTGCTCCTCGGGAGGGTACCACGCCTGACCAGCTCGTGTCTTCCCTCTGCTTAGGCCTGAGGCACCGTGGGAGCATGGCCTAGGCGAGGTCCAGCCAATAGGCCTTGCGCTGACAACACCCTTCCTGGCAAAGGCCCAGACAGCACTGGACCCAAGCAGCCCCCTGCCAAGCGCCCCTGGCCTGAAGCCGCCGCCCACAGCGAGTACAGGCCTGGAGCTGCTGCCCCCTTCTTCCTTCATGCTGCGTGGGGCGGAAGCACACACCTGGGTAAGTCCCCCTGGTTACCTGGGGTCCTGTTCTGTGGTCTGGTCTTCGTGCCAGTGCTCTTTTTTGTGCACTTGGTGCTATAGCCACAGGAGTACTCATTGCTTCAGGGGAAGATGCAGGGAGGCCTGTGCAGGGGCCAGTGTCCTAGGGGCACAGCAGGGAACAGCCCCTGAGGCCCATCCCTGCTCGTGACGCTTACATGGTGGTGGAGACAAAAGAAACCCCGGCACGCAGACGAATGAAGAGGCTGTGGATCATGGGGGGTCATACAGGGCCTGTTGATAAGTCTGGACTTCAAGAACAGGAAGTTGTGGAGGATGGTTGGTGGCTGTGCTCGGGTCCAGCAAAGGGTGCTGGCGGCCGGGACTGGGGGCGTGGCTGTGGATGTCGTGGGAGGCAGACTAGGTAGGGCTTGCTCTGATGAGTCTGataagagggaaagaaggaatcgCGGATGGCTCCTGGGTTTCCGGCCTGAAAAGCTCAGGGAGTGATGAGTTCTTTACTGTGAGAGGGAAGATGGAGGGTGGGAACCCAGCAGCTGAAGCATCACGAGTGTGTCTTGAACCTGTCAGATTTGAGGTTAACGCAATAGAGATTCAGCCTGGCCTTCAGGAACAAGGTCAGGGCTGGAGATCAAAGTTGACAAttcgttgggcttccctggtggcgcagtggttgagagtccgcctgccgatgcagagaacacgggttcgtgccccggtcctggaagatcccacatgccgcggagcggctgggcccgtgagccatggccgctgagcctgcgcgtcccgagcctgtgctccgcaacgggagaggccacaacagtgagaggcccgcgtaccgcaaaaaaaaaaaaaaaaaaaaaaaaaaagttgacgaTTCGCAGCACAGGTTGAAAGTAAAGAACCGATGGGGTCATGGGGAGGAGTGGGGCCAAGACTCTGGTGCCTGTGATGTAGGAGTCAAGGAGTTCGGGTAAGGAGGCGAGGAAGCACGAGTGTGCAGTGGGCTTGGGCCCCGCAAGGAGCTGGTGCCTGAAGAGCTGTGACCTAagtaggggtggggagagggtgggggatgggagagtGTCCATTCCCACCAGAGGACACTGTCaccaggaggggaggagggttgTAGCTGTGGTTGGACAAGAACAGTTGCCACTGAAATGCATGGTCATTGTAGGAGGGGGTGTGAAAGGTCAATAAGGCTGGAAACAGCTGCTTGGGTGGTCGTGGGCCTCTATTGGTGTCATGTGGTGAATGAAGGGGCAGGACCAGGTGAGCTGGCTGCGGCAGGTGCAGGTGTGGGGAGCCCCAGCTCCCAACCTTCCTCCCGCTTCCCTGCTCAGTGTTCATCCTTCCTTTACAGGCATCAGCCCGGCCGACGATACCTGGGCTTTTGTCCCAGGCCCCTTCATCCCTGGCCAGTGTCCCCAACCCCCGTCTGCTCCTTCCTGGGGACTTCACAGGCACCAGGCCTGGGCCTGGCTCTGACACTACAGGTGTGTACCTGGGGCCTGTCAGTACCTCAAGTGCTCAGGTCACTCCCGGCACCTGGAATCCCTGGGTTCAGCCTGGGCCCAGACAGGAGGATGGTCAAGATCAAGCTTATTATCCTATTGCCACTGGCCACATGGACCTGGAGGCCGAGCTTGAGGGCATCCAGCAGCAACTGCAGGACTACCAGACCACGAAGCAGAACCTCAGGTGAGACCCAGAAACCCGCCTGGCACCCATCCATGGGGAACAGGGGGAGCTGTCTGCCCAGTGATGGCCCCTGCATGCAGGCGGCACCTCTCCCCTTCTGTCCTGCTCAGGAAGGCCCAGGTTGGCCTTACCTTCAGGAAAAGCTGAGCAAAACTTTACACCCGTGTCTTGTGGAAGCTGGTGGTCTACCGGGCAAGTGTGACTGACATGGGATGATGCAGTGAGCCACCCTGCTTTGGGTCCACAGCCCACGTACCCCACGCCCAGGCCTGGGACCCTCAGTGTGAGCAGCAACCTCAATCAGAGGGAAGCGGGCAGGTCCCATGCGGCCAGCTCTGCACAGGGAAGGACAGAGGGCATTTCTGCCTGAGGGTGGAACAGGAGCCCTTCTCCCTCCACCCACACCAGAAGTGTGCTGGGCCTCTGCCTCGGGCCAAGCCAGGCAGCAGGTGCGTCACTCCCTCAGGTCCTGCCAACGGCAAGCAAGCAGCCTGCGGCAGTGGCTGGAGCTGAGCCAGGAGGAGCCCAGGCCAGAGGACCAGGAAGCGGAGCGGCAGGTTCAGGAAGAACTGCAGGAGGTGAGACCTTGGGCAGCCCCGGGACAGCTCCCAGGCGGGGCTTCCTCTCAGCCTGCCCCCTCAACCTCCCCAGGTGGAAGCGCAGATCCAGCAGCTGGCCTCCAAGTtgcaggcccagcgccagcccatCCGCACCTGTATCGCCCGCATCCATGCCCTGCGGCAGGCTCTGTGCTAGTCACCACCCCATGTCCAGGAACAGAATGCAAAACTGCAGTGAGTTTATTTCAAAATGTTGCAATTAAATGAATTACTGTTCAGAAGTCTCCCACTTTTCATACAAAAATACTGTGCTACTGATACAGTTGAAAAAGTTCAAATGGCTTCTCCTGCAGGAGAAATTCACAGCATCCCCAGGAAACATGAAATCTGGCCCTATCCCCACAATCAGTGGCTCCCTAAGGACTGTCTACCTGTTGCCTGGGCACAGGTTTTCTAGGCACTGAcattctcccctcctccacacaTCAAATACACCACCAAGGTTCCTCTGCCTCTAACATAAGCCCCTGATCAATAGCAGCAACTTTCTGTAGGTCTAGATACAGGGGACCCAAGCTCTCCCCTGGCCCCAGCTGGGCCACCACCAGCTAGCTGCCTGCCCCTTTTGCTTTGGACACCACTGAGGGGGTTTGGTAATGGGTCCTGCCTACTGGAAAGAGGACCTGCCAGCTCCGGGAGGTCACTCATCGGGGCCTGCAACGCACAGAGCCATTAGTGAGCACCCTCGGAAGTTGACGGCAGAGTCGGAGGTGATGCATTCAGCCACAAGTGCAGAGAGAGAAGACAGCTTTTCCCAACAAGCAGGGTGGGGCAAATTTGGGAGCAGTTGCCTtaagggccctggtctgggacccACAGTCAGTGCCAGGAGGCACCTCACCCCATGCAAGGGAGGCCAAAAAGCAGTGATAGGAGGAGCAGCAAGAATGTACTTTAACTACCACTTATCTTAAAACGGAAATCAGACCAACCGAATGCTCGGCCAGGAGATGTAGAGTCTCCAGTTTATACAACACGTTAGAAAATCTCCAAGAGGGAATCAATCGTCCCGGCCTGCACTTTCTCTTCAGGTGGGTAGGGGGAAGATGTAGGTCTAGGACACGAGGGGGGGCTCTGACAACCCTGTCCGCACCCTGGACAGCAGGGACAGGAGTCACCCAGGTCCTGCCTGGTCAGACCCGACGGTCCCCTCCCTAGATAGCCTCAGAGGTTCCCCCTGAAAAGACCCTCACATTTCTGTGGAAAAGACccctcagcagctgtggccaTGAAAGAGGCTCTAGAGAGAGCCCAGAGCCTCCCCGAATCGGATTTTCTGTCCCGCTTTCAGCTTGAAGTTGAAGTCCTTGGGGGCCTCGAAGATAAGCACAATGGTGGAGCCCAGGTTGAACTCGCCCAGGTGCTCGCCCTTGCGCATGGGGATGCCCTCCTTGTTCGTGTGCGTCACGAAGCTGAAGTCATTGTAGGAGCCCTTGCTGTACCGTGGGCTGTTTGTGTGCAGGTCCTGTGGGAGGTGGAGGCAGAGCACGTGGACCTTGAACACACTTGCTGCCGTCCCGAACCTGTCCCCCACCCTGCTCAGAAAGGGAGGTCCGGACAGCAGCTCAGGCCATGGACCAGGCCTAACCCGATAGCCCCTGACCAGCTGTGAACTGGAGGGAAATGGAGGATTCAGACCCAACTGTTCACTAGTATGCACGGTGCCACAACATCAGCACCCGGGGGGCTGAGGGGCAAACCGACAGCAAGAGGGGAAGCCCCACGGGCACTGGCACCCCTCACACTTGGCCTCCATCAGCATGCCCCACCCAAGCTCCCCTTGAGTTTCTGCAGAAGCAAAGTGCCAGGCAGGGAAGTTAATTCCCTCCCTCACCAGCCACCTCAAGATAGGAGTGGGTGGGGGATAAGCAGAGCAGAAGCTCAGGGCCCAGCCCCTCCTCGGGGCAGCTGCTCCGCACAGCCAGGCCTGGTGGGGGATGTGCCCTCCTAGAACTTACAGTCCCGATGGACCTGGCTGCACAGGAGACGGTGCAAGTGGCCTAGCCCTTGGGCTTCGGCAGGATCTGGGCTCTGCTTACCCGGTCAAAGTAGATGCGGATGGAGCCCACGTTGGTGGCCCCCACAGCCGTCAGTGAGAAGAAGCCGTGTTTCCAGTCACCAGTCAGGACTACCCGCTCATTGTGGCAGAAGAGCTCTTTGATCCAGCGGGCCATGCCGGGGTTCACGGACATCAGGGAGCCTGTGGGGACAGACACTGCCACTCCCTGCCCATCGGGAGGACAAGCCTCCCAGAGCCCAGTGTAGATGTCTACTCTGGGAGGGCCCAAGACCCACTGTACCCCCCAGCCTGCCCCTGCCACCCACGCCCAGCAGTCACCTCACAGCTTTGGAGCCTGCGTCCCCTGACAGCAAGAAGCTGAGGACCTCTCTGAGGCCCCCAGGGGCAGGTCCCACCCATGTGCTGGCCCAGGCCTACCTGGGAAGTGGCGCCGGTGGGAGACAGTCCAGTCAGTGGGGGAATGGAAGCAGTGGTAGTCCCCGGGGGCCAGGTAGATGACGCAGTGGTAGAGCTCGTTCCCTTCTCGGGTGACCAGCTGGCTCCTGAAGGAGCCAGAGGAGGTCGCTGTGGGGCAGACACAAGCCAGGCACTCAGACAAGCACTTGATGCTGCCCAACACGAAGCCTGCGTGCAGCCTGGACACTGGCTCCAGGAAGGCCTGAAGCTGCGGGCAGAGTAACTACTGGTCTACAGGCCTCCCTCCCAGacccactcccatccccaccctccaccctctgACATCCAGCGCAGCCACACCACAGCACAGCTGCCTGGCCGCCACCGGGCCAGGACCCACCTGGTGGGAAGGGCAGGTCCTCTGCGGGGATGCGAGGGCCCAGGAACGACTCCAGCGAGTAGGTGACCCCCTTCACCTGCTCTACCTCGCAGTTCTTCACCTGCCCGAAGTTGAGGATCTTCCCATCCG includes these proteins:
- the SFI1 gene encoding protein SFI1 homolog isoform X6, with the translated sequence MKNLLTEKCVASHWLNFHQKGIKGRMERKVDSRSSRDGAVKKPYSPKIMSKKKSSAFSGIWSEIPRARHPVQHHPSYAWTRRGQLRELRIRCVARKFLYLWIRMTFGRVFPSKARFYYEQRILQKVFEEWKEEWWLSRREWKLRVRADCHYRYYLYSLMFQTWKTYMHQQREMRNRYLRAEDHDAKQKMRQAWKSWLIYVVFRRTKLRMQTTALEFRQRSILWVWWSTWRRQLGQVHLGRALHASAVKHRARSLQLQAWSRWQEQLLHVWRERRKMVSAVKHHQHWQQWRALRAWLEYLQVRREKRQRRETAEGFHCISVLQTHFCDWRWAWKRRESLYVHHERVEGLARKVVLRRAFIHWKHYMLLCAEAAMRRKVAEEHHRRGLLHFCFRALKDNVARAHLQRIRRNLAHQQHDVTLLHRFWNLWQSQIEQREESEQLPFLCAAWDHYSILRRGDPSRVMLEKQLFALWCQKISQHREHRLAERMAILHAERQFLQRSWSTWCQQAAAHRLEWQRQAVACAHHRLRWLRKAFCVWRESARGLRTERTGRARAARFHAAQLLCWAWSRWREVYQSRVRSVLQEVAARESQHERRLLRGALRRWRENAVAQADEAKKASRAAAHYRRTLCSKVLIAWREAVSVQIYYRQQEGQAVRDAQVALNRGCLRTWFRRWRDRSRSAAQQRIQMERVAQHYRRQLLLQAMAQWKVHHLSCIRKRLLQRQAAQLLAQTLSRTCFHQWRQQLADRRREQQDTARALWFWAFSLQAKVWTAWLGFVLEMRRKKARQERAVQAYHQQLLREGVARLLCFAAGMKAFRQQLHAQQQVQAAHSLHRVVRRCATVWKQKALGLGREPQPPTSTVHSRRVTFEGPLPSHLAAGAGDASLETKRTTAPRGLRGALDSLASAAGDTQLLELNAARWARKQPRRPSFLLEPVESQTPLGYGTLGGQGPEAPWEHGLGEVQPIGLALTTPFLAKAQTALDPSSPLPSAPGLKPPPTASTGLELLPPSSFMLRGAEAHTWASARPTIPGLLSQAPSSLASVPNPRLLLPGDFTGTRPGPGSDTTGVYLGPVSTSSAQVTPGTWNPWVQPGPRQEDGQDQAYYPIATGHMDLEAELEGIQQQLQDYQTTKQNLRSCQRQASSLRQWLELSQEEPRPEDQEAERQVQEELQEVEAQIQQLASKLQAQRQPIRTCIARIHALRQALC
- the SFI1 gene encoding protein SFI1 homolog isoform X8, which codes for MKNLLTEKCVASHWLNFHQKGIKGRMERKVDSRSSRDGAVKKPYSPKIMSKKKSSAFSGIWSEIPRARHPVQHHPSYAWTRRGQLRELRIRCVARKFLYLWIRMTFGRVFPSKARFYYEQRILQKVFEEWKEEWWLSRREWKLRVRADCHYRYYLYSLMFQTWKTYMHQQREMRNRYLRAEDHDAKQKMRQAWKSWLIYVVFRRTKLRMQTTALEFRQRSILWVWWSTWRRQLGQVHLGRALHASAVKHRARSLQLQAWSRWQEQLLHVWRERRKMVSAVKHHQHWQQWRALRAWLEYLQVRREKRQRRETAEGFHCISVLQTHFCDWRWAWKRRESLYVHHERVEGLARKVVLRRAFIHWKHYMLLCAEAAMRRKVAEEHHRRGLLHFCFRALKDNVARAHLQRIRRNLAHQQHDVTLLHRFWNLWQSQIEQREESEQLPFLCAAWDHYRITLLRKCFKLWLQYTQKRRSQQGDVRKAVVCTLVSEDISASRTPLGRENGHTPRRAAVSAEVLVHVVPASSSTSPGVAATSSGLCPPPPQVAQEGLLCLERECPRAQNRVYQSRVRSVLQEVAARESQHERRLLRGALRRWRENAVAQADEAKKASRAAAHYRRTLCSKVLIAWREAVSVQIYYRQQEGQAVRDAQVALNRGCLRTWFRRWRDRSRSAAQQRIQMERVAQHYRRQLLLQAMAQWKVHHLSCIRKRLLQRQAAQLLAQTLSRTCFHQWRQQLADRRREQQDTARALWFWAFSLQAKVWTAWLGFVLEMRRKKARQERAVQAYHQQLLREGVARLLCFAAGMKAFRQQLHAQQQVQAAHSLHRVVRRCATVWKQKALGLGREPQPPTSTVHSRRVTFEGPLPSHLAAGAGDASLETKRTTAPRGLRGALDSLASAAGDTQLLELNAARWARKQPRRPSFLLEPVESQTPLGYGTLGGQGPEAPWEHGLGEVQPIGLALTTPFLAKAQTALDPSSPLPSAPGLKPPPTASTGLELLPPSSFMLRGAEAHTWASARPTIPGLLSQAPSSLASVPNPRLLLPGDFTGTRPGPGSDTTGVYLGPVSTSSAQVTPGTWNPWVQPGPRQEDGQDQAYYPIATGHMDLEAELEGIQQQLQDYQTTKQNLRSCQRQASSLRQWLELSQEEPRPEDQEAERQVQEELQEVEAQIQQLASKLQAQRQPIRTCIARIHALRQALC